The Streptomyces halobius genomic interval GTCGGCGATGCACGGCGAGGCCCGCGCCCGCGGCGCCCAGCGCGCCGCCACCGCCGATGAGCCCGGCCGCGGGCAGATGACCGGCCTTTTCGGCCAGTCCGGCGAGCCCGTTCTCCGGCAGCATGATCGACGTCCGGCCACCCGCGGGGGCGGTCGAGTCGGCGGCGAAGGCGGCGCCGGCGGGAAGCAGCAGGACGGCCAGCGCGCCGGTTGCGACGGCGGCGGTACGGATCACGGAGCGGCGCTGGGCGCTCATGGGTTCTCCTCTGACGAACTGTCCGACGGCTGTCTGACGAAGAAGACGCTACGGAGCGTCCTTAACGGCGACCCATAGGTTGTGTAACAGTCGGCAAGATCTCTGCGGTCAGTCGTGTGACGAAACGGGGGCGTGCGGCGCGTAGTCTCTCTGCCACCCTGGCTGGCTCGATCAAGCTACGCCCCTATATGTGCGCAATGTGTACCGCGCCGTGTGCGATACGTACCGCACTGTGAGCGATGCGTACCGGGGCGTGTGCATGTGATGCGGACAGGGTGTGCGCCTACATGCGCTGTGTATCGGAATGTGCGCAATGTGTATATCGGGTGTGTATCGGGTGTATCGGTGCCTGTCGGGCGACGCGCGGGAAGGTGGTGGCGGCATGCGGCGCTGGTGGCGGGCGCGCCGGGGCCTGGCCTCCCTTGCCGCGCCGGCCGTGCTCGTGTCGCTGTTGGCCGGTTGCGCGAGCATGGAGGGGCTGCAGAGCGACGGGCGGGCCAGGAGGGTGAAGGCACCGGTCCCGCTGTGGCCGGATTACTCGCCCGCCCCGCCCGGCCGCGACGAGAACCCGGCCGCCCTCAAGGCCGTCCCGGGCGTGCCGCGGATCCCGAGCGGCGATATGACGGCGGCGGACGCGCTCACCGTCCTCGACGCGGACTTCGAGGCCGAGGGCCGCACCCCGCCCGCCCCCGAGTCCGTACGCCGTCCCGTCCTGCACGACCTCACCGACGACGGCAAGCCCGACCTGATCACCGTCGTCGATCTCGATCCCCGCAACAGCGAACTGCGCGTCTACAGCGTCCGTAAGCAGCGGGTGACCCGGGTGCTGGCGCTGCGTGCCGTGCTCGCCGGCGTGGAGCTGGCGGCCGGGCATCTCGCCATCCGTGAGCCCACCGAGGACCGGCGCTATGTCGCCGTCACCGACTATGTCTGGGACGGCGACTCGATGGACCTGTGGGACCTCACCCTCGACGAGGCCGACAAGTCACACTCGTCGGGCACGGGCTCGCCGTCGCCAGGGGGCTCGCCCGACAGCCCGCCGCCACCCGGCGGCACAGCGTCGCCTGGTGGCTTTCCGTCACCCGGCAGCGCACCGTCACCCAGTGGCTCGCCACCCCTCGGAGGCGGCTCATGAGGCGCCTGGCCCTTGGAGGTGGCTCATGAGACGCCCGGCCCCCTGGAGGTGGCTCACGCGACGTCTGACGCTCTCGCTCCGCTGGAAGTTCGCGCTGACCGTGATGGCGGTGTGCTGCGCGGTTGCCGCCGTCCTCGGCGTGCTCGTTCACAACGTGGTGGCGCGGCAGACCGTCGGTCACGTCCGCGAACATGTCCGCACGGACCTCGACACCGCGCTGGACCTCTTCGAGTACGGCACCTCGCGCGCGGACATCAACTCCGTCCTCGATCCGCCCGAACTCCCCGAGCCACTGAGCGAGTTGGTGCGCTCCGGCGAACGCGGCACGATGGTCGGGACGTATCGGGGACAGCTCGTCATGTGGGCGGCGGCACCCGCGGACAACCGGGTGCTGGCCGTCTGGACTCCGTACAGCGGCACCCGGCGCTCCCTGGAGATGCTCGATACGGCCATCCTCGGCTCGGCGGTGCTCGCCGCCACCGCCGTCGCGCTCGCCGGGCTGTTCCTCGCCCAGCGCATCAGCCGCCGCCTGGGCACCACCGCGGCCGTCGCCCGCCGGATCACCGCCGGCGATCTGGACGCCCGGGTCGGCGTCGGGACGGGGCGGAAGCCGGGCGCGGGGCCCGCGGGCCAGGACGAGGTGACGGCGGTGGCCGCGGCCCTGGACTCGATGGCCGGTTCCCTGCAGAGCCGCCTCCAGGCCGAGCAGCGCTTCACCGCCGACGTCGCCCATGAACTGCGCACCCCGCTCACCGGCATCCTCGCCTCGGCCGATCTGCTCCCGGAGGGCCGCCCCAAGGAGATGATCAACGACCGGCTGCGGGCGCTGCACCGGCTCACCGAGGATCTGCTGGAGATCTCCCGGCTGGACTCCGGCACCGAGCACGCCGACGTCGACTCGTACGAACTGGGCGCGCTGGTGGAACGCACCGTACGCGCCACCGGGCTCGACACCGAGGTGCATATCGCCACCGACCCGGCCACCGGCGCGCCCGCCGACACGGTGGTCGAGACGGACCGGCGCCGCCTTGACCGCATCATCGCCAACCTGGTGATCAACGCGCACCGGCACGGAGCGCCCCCGGTCGTGGTCACGGTGGACGCGCCGCCCGGCGGCACCCCGACCATCGAGGTACGCGACCACGGGCCGGGCTACCCCGACGAACTACTGCACCACGGCCCGCAGCGCTTCCGCACCGATGCCCCCGGCCGCGGCAGGGGCCACGGCCTCGGCCTGACCATCGCGGTCGGCCAGGCCGCCGTCCTCGGCATCGATCTGACCTTCGGCAACGCCCCCGACGGCGGCGCCCGGGCGACCCTTCACCTGCCGGCCCAGCCCCCGCGGCGCCCCACCGCCGCCCACCGCTGACCGACGACGGGCGTCCCACTGCTCCCCCTTCCCGTCTCACCAGCCATTGCCGTCTCTCACCAGTCGATATCGTCCGGCTCAATGTCATCCGGCGGCTCCGGAGCACGCTGATCGTCCTCAACCGCCCCCATCACCATCGCCGCCGGCGCTCCTGCTCCCACACCGGCTTCCGCTCCTGCGCCTGCTCCCGCTTCCGCGTCCCCCTCCCGACCCGCCAGCACATCCAGGATCTGCTGCCCGTACTTCGCGAGCTTGTTCTCGCCGACCCCGTTGACCGTCCCCAGCGCGGCCGTGGTCGCCGGCCGGGCCGTGGCGATCTCGCGCAGCGTCGCGTCATGGAAGATCACATACGCGGGGACGCCCTGCTCCTTGGCCGTACGGCCCCGCCAGGCCCGCAGCGCCTCGAACACCGGCAGCGCTTCCTCGGACAGATCCACCGGCGCCTGCTTGCCCTTCGCCGTCCGCGCGCCCTTCGCCGCCTTCGCGGCCTTCTCCGGCTCCCGCCGCATCGGCACCTCGCGCCGGCCGCGCAGTACATCGCCGCTCGCCGCCGTGAGTACCAGCGTGCCGTAATCACCCTCGACGGCCAGCAGCCCCTGCGCGAGCAACTGCCGTACCACACCCCGCCATTCGGCCTCCCGCAGATCATCGCCGATCCCGAAGACACTCAGCCCGTCATGATCGAACTGAATCACCTTGGCGGTCTTCCGGCCCATCAAAATGTCGATGATCTGGCCCGCCCCGAACTTCTGCCCCCGCTCGCGCTGCAACCGCACCACCGTCGACAGCAGCTTCTGTGCGGCGACCGTGCCATCCCACGTCCGCGGCGGCGTCAGGCACGTATCGCAGTTGCCGCACGCCTCGCTCTCGCTCTTCTGCCCGAAGTACGCCAGCAGCCGCACCCGACGGCACTGCACCGTCTCGCACAGCGCGAGCATGGCGTCCAGATGGGCGGACAACCGCCGCCGATGCGCGTCGTCCCCCTCCGACCCGTCGATCATCTTCCGCTGCTGCACCACATCCTGCAGCCCATAGGCCAGCCAGGCCGTCGACGGCAGCCCGTCCCGCCCGGCACGCCCCGTCTCCTGGTAGTAACCCTCCACCGACTTCGGCAGGTCCAGATGCGCTACGAACCGCACATCCGGCTTGTCGATCCCCATCCCGAACGCGATCGTGGCGACCATGACCAGGCCGTCCTCCCGCAGGAACCGGGCCTGGTGCGCGGCGCGCGTACGGGCGTCGAGGCCGGCGTGATACGGCAGCGCGTCGATCCCGTTCTGCACCAGGAACTGGGCGGTCTTCTCCACCGACGCACGCGAGAGGCAGTACACGATCCCCGCGTCCCCGGCGTGCTCGCCGCGCAGCAGTTCCAGCAACTGCTTCTTCGGCTCGCTCTTGGCCGCGATCCGGTACTGGATGTTGGGGCGGTCGAAGCTCGCCACGAAATGCCGGGCGTCCGCCATCCGCAGCCGTGAGGTGATCTCATCATGCGTGGCCTCGGTCGCGGTGGCGGTCAGCGCGATCCGCGGCACATCGGGCCAGCGCTCGTGCAGCATCGACAGCGCCAGATAGTCCGGCCGGAAGTCATGGCCCCACTGGGCGACACAGTGCGCCTCATCGATCGCGAAGAGTGCGACCTTCCCCCGGTCCAGCAGGCTCAGCGTCTGCTCCACCCGCAGCCGCTCGGGCGCCAGATACAGCAGATCCAGCTCCCCGGCGAGAAACTCGGCCTCCACCAGCCGCCGCTCCTCGAAATCCTGCGTGGAGTTGAGGAACCCGGCTCGCACACCCAGCGCCCGCAACGCGTCGACCTGGTCCTGCATCAGCGCGATGAGCGGCGAGATCACCACACCCACGCCACTGCGCACCAAGGCCGGGATCTGATAGCAGAGCGACTTACCACCACCGGTCGGCATCAGGACGACCGCGTCCCCGCCCCCTATGACGTGCTCGATGATCTCCTGCTGACTGCCGCGGAACGCGTCGTACCCGAACACCCGGCGCAGCACCTGCACCGCCTCGCCCACACCGCCCGACGCGCTCTCCGTCCCGGTACCGCGCCCCGGCCCCAGACCCATGTCCGCGCTCACGTACGTGCCCACGTCTGTGCCCACGTCCGCGCCCACAGCCACTTCCATGTCTTCCATGTCTTCCACGTCCGCCTCAGCCATCCCTGAAGCGTACGAGCTACCGCCCGGTCGCCGTGCGGCCTGTGGATAACTCGCTGCTGGACCTCATCACCGGGCCTCATCGTTGGTCTCGTCACCGGACTCGTCACTGAGGAAGGCCCAAGCCGTCGAGGGCGAGGCGGGCGGTCTTGAAGTCGGAGGGTTTGGTACCGGTGTGGCCTCGACTCGGGAGTGGCCGGATAGATCAACGGTTCCTTGGGGGAATTTCACAGCGAGGTCATGCTCCTCGCGCGGCCCCGCTCCGCCACACCACGTCGACCGCCGGCGTCGCTTCCGTGTACGCGCTGGGACACCGCCGACCGTCTGCCGGTCCTATCCGGTTCCGTTCGCCGACCAGCCGCATGCCGCATCAGCTCGCGCCGCCATGCTTCCCGACCGGGCGATCGAGCGGATTCGCACCGTGTCCACCATCAGCTTTGGACAACTGCCTGCATCCGGGGTGGCCTTCGGGTCGCACCGGGCGAGGCCTTTGCGGCGGGGCTGACTCCGGCGAGTTCGGCCTCGCGCATCAGCCGCTCGACCCGCTTCCGGTCCACGGCCACATCCTCGTGATGAAGGACGGCGTGCACGCGCGGCGAGCCGTAGATCCCGCTGGGGTCGGCGTGGATCCGTCGGATCTTCTCGGTCAGCTCCCCCTCGCGGCCGCGCCGCTCGACGGTTCCGGCTTTGCACGACGCCGGCGGCAGTAGGTAGAGGGACGATCTGCGGTTCCCCGAGTGCGGGCTCGTTCCCCAGCTGCGGGTGCTCGTCCAGGAGCGTCATCACCTGGTCGGGTCGTGCGAGCTGAGCGGCGAACGAGCCAAGGCCGTCCGCGGTACCTCGTGAACGATGCCGTGTCGGGAGTGCGGGGGTGGCGGCCGGCCTCCCCGCCGGGGTGCGGGGACGTCAGTCGGCGGGCAGCACGCTGACGTTGCCGCCGCCGCTGCTGGCCTTGATCTTGTGGGGGGACGCGGAGTCGTTCTGCACGCTCACCTTGCGGTTGCCGCCGCCGGTCTCGGCATTCACGTCGTACGAGCCCTTGGGCAGCCGGACTGTGGTGTTACCGCCGCCCGTGTCCGCCTCCACCTTGTCGGGCGCCGCCGTGAGGGCGACGGTGACGTCGCCGCCGCCGACGCGGGCGGTCACCGTCCTGGCGGTGGAGTCCGTTATCCGCACCGATCCGCCGTCGGACTTGGCGTAGGTGGCGCCGGAGAGGCCGCGGACGGTGATCTCGCCGCCCCCGAGCGTCAGGTGGGTGGCAGTGGCCGCGGGCACCTCGACGCGGTACTTCACCACGCACTTGTCGGCGCCGGCGCCGCACCCCGGGTTCTTCAGCAGCAGCTCACCGCCCTTGACCGAGTGCTCGGTCGGCGGCTGGTCGTCGCTGTACTCGTACTTCTCGGTCACCTTGATGACGTCCCCCGTGCCGGGAATGACTTCGATGGCTCCCGCGTGGTCGTCCACGCGCAGCGAGGTGGCCTTCTCCTTGACCTCGTACGACTGCTCGCCTCTCTTGATGGGCGTCGCCGAGCAGGCGCTGGTCAGCAGTGCCGTGGCGGCGACCGCGCACAGCGCGGCCTGCTGCGCTCCGCCTGCGGTACGAAGGGAGTGCTGCTTGGTCTTCATGGGGTTGCTGTTCCTCTGCTGTACTGGGAAGGGCGGTGTGGGGTGGAAGCGGTCCGGCGCGGTGGGCTCAGATCCCGCGCGCCCTCAGGTGTCGGGGAGAGCCGCCCGCGAACGCGGAGACGTGCTTGTAGCGGCCTTTCACCTCGGCGACCCAGAAGTGGTCGGCGATGATGACCGGCGGCACCGGCTGGACCCGGCGGGGGAGCCGGAAGGCCAGGTGCACGTCCTCCGCGTCGCTCGGCACCTTGCCCCAGGTCGCCGGTATGGAACCCCCGTCGGAGTCCAAGCGTATACGGGAGGTCTTTGTCAACCAGCGTGGGATTACCGGACTTGTCTGTACCGCGCTCCACTGCGTTGGGGTCGTTCTTCATGGCTACCGCGTCTGGGCTGTCCAGCTTCTCGAAGTCCTCCAAGAGGAGTTCATCACCTGGTTGAACCTCGCGGTTTCCAACGTGGGTTCCGATGCCTCCTGCACAGTGGTGGCGGTGAACCCGACCCCGGTGAGTCCGAGGGCCGCAGTGGCCACGCCCATGCCCACCCCGCACGCCGGTTCGCGAATCTGACGGCTTGCGATGTCTTCCCATTGCCGCTTTCCCTTCGGTCGGTTGTGGGGGCAGGAGCACGAAAGCCGCTCTCGGTCGGAAGATGCCGAATTCCGCCTCCGGATGCCCTAGCCCACTGAATGACACCAGCCGCCCCCGTCTACAACCGATATTGATGAGTTCAAGCAGCAGGCCGCCGCCCGACGCGACGCGCGACGAAACCCCTCCAAGGGCTTCGGCGTGCCACGGCCGGTCCTGCGACTAAGCGTGGGGACTTCCTCATTCAGGTGTACGCGGATGCCGGTGCGCTGCCACTCGGGCTTCAGCAGCGTGCCCGGCTCTCCGGGACACCGCCGTACCGTGTCCGGCTTCCCGGTGTTCTGGTATTCCTCGTGTTCTGGTATTCCTCGAAGCCTGGCCGCAGCACTCCAAGGTTCATGCACAGGATCATCGTGCGCGTCACGCCTCCTGTGAAACGACCTTCCAGGAGCCTGGCGTCCTCCCGGGCCCTGGGTGCCCCGGGCGCTACGGGGGCCATGTCTATGTGCGCCTCCCGGCGGGCCTCGCGAGAAGGCGCCAGGGCGAGGCGGTCGACGCCACGTCGAGCCCGGGCGAGAGTGCGGGCTCCGCACCGACGGGGGCGGGCACCACCTTCCGTACCGCGACCGTGACATTCGGCAGCGGACTTCGCGGCCGGGCTGCGGAGTGGTGGCGCCGAACCGCTGATGTTCCCGACTGGCTGGTGTTCCCGACTGATGGCCAGTCATGTCAGATTAAAGAGCCCTTATCGCGCCCGCAGTGGCAAATGGGACTCAATTACTGAATCGGGCATATCGGCCTCAGTGATGCACTTCACAATGAGGATCGGGGCCCTGTCGGCGTCGCGCGTCCGGGATGTCCGCTTCCCGTCAACTCCGTTGTTCTTTTCCCTTCTTGGGTATCGATCTGCAAGATCTCGTATCGCTCTGTGGCAAAGATCCGCAGCGCAGTGTGACGCCATGTCCGAATGAATGCATCCAATCGATCTTCGTTGTATTGCAGGCATCTTGTCCCGGTGAAATCGATGTGTTTACTTTTGGCCCTCCGCAGAATCCAATGACGCGGGAATCCAACACCGGAGCGCCGAATCCTGCCGCCGGTGGGGGAAAACAACGACATCACGGCAGGAGCGGGGGAACCAGGTAAGGCGCCGGGCTGTGCCCACCCGTACGGTCCGGCTTGGGGTGAAGACGCGCCGCAGCGCTCCACGCTGCTTCCCACGCGCGGCCGGGCAACTCCTGTCCGAACCCGACAGCTCACCTCGCAGGCGTAGGAGAGGAAGATTTCTATGTCTGCACGTGGGCGTCATCGCCGATACAAGCCCAACCGCATTTCGCGCGCCTACCTCACCATCACCGCCGGCGGTGCCGGCATAGCCCTCCCCCTGATCGGGGCCGGCGCGGCGCACGCCGCTTCCGTCGATACCTGGGACAAGGTCGCCGAGTGCGAGAGCAGCGGTGACTGGACAATCAACACCGGCAATGGCTTCTACGGTGGTCTGCAGTTCACCCAGAGCACGTGGCAGGAGTTCGGCGGCGGGGAGCACGCCCCTCGGGCCGACCTCGCCTCCAAGGACCAGCAGATCACCACCGCGGAGAAGGTGCTCAAGGTCCAGGGCCCCGGCGCCTGGCCGGTGTGCGGGCCCAAGGCCGGTCTGACCCGTGGCGGCGGCGCGCCCGACATCTCTCCGGACGACCAGAAGGAGTCTGCTCCGGCCAAGGCCGCTCCCAAGGCCGAGCGCAAGGCCGCTCCCAAGGCCGAGCGCAAGGCCGAGCGCAAGCCTGCTGCGGGCAGCGGCAAGCACCGCAAGCCCGACTCGTACACGGTCGCCTCCGGCGACACCCTGTACAAGATCGCCCATGACCATGACGTCGAGGGTGGCTGGGAGACGGTCTACGACGACAACCGTGAGGCCGTCGGCCAGAACCCGAACCTGATCCACCCGGGTCTGGAACTCTCCCTCCACGGGGATGCGGCTCCCGCGCCGGAGCGGAAGGCCCCGAAGCATGCCACGGCCGCCCCGAAGCCCGCGCCGGCCCCGGAGAAGAAGGCTCAGCAGTCGTCCTCCGGGTACACCGCCCCGGTTCACTCGGCCATCGGCACCCCCTACCACAAGCCCGGCAGCGCCTGGTCCAGCGGTTACCACACGGGCGTCGACTTCCCCGTTTCCTCCGGCACCGCCGTGAAGGCCATCGGTGCGGGCGAGGTCGTTTCCGCCGGTTGGGGTGGCGCCTACGGCAACCAGGTCGTCATCCGCCACCACGACGGCAAGTACAGCCAGTACGCGCACCTGTCGAACATGAGCGTCCGGGCCGGCCAGTCGGTCTCCGGTGGCCAGCAGATCGGCTACTCCGGCTCGACGGGCAACGCCTTCGGCCCGCACCTGCACTTCGAGATCCGCACCGGCCCCGGCTACGGCTCGGACGTTGACCCCCTCGCCTACCTCCGGGCGCACGGCGTCACCATCTGAATTCCGCCTGGCATCACCTGAGGTGCCCGTCCCCTCGTAGAACCGTTATGTCCTGCTCTCGGACACAGGGGTGCCGTCACCGCCCCCTGACCAAGAGTTCACCAAGGGGAGCATCCAGACCCCGCCCTCGCCGGTCGACGGAGGCTACGAGCGCGTTCGCATCGAACGATCCCGCCGACGCCGGGCGCTGTAACCGGGGGACAGTTCGCCCCTGGTTGCAGCGTCCCAACCTAATGCCGCATCAGGCAACGTTCGCCCTGCGGTGCGTCCCTGCCTGTCGACGGGTTTGGTCGCCGGCGATAATCGACCGGTGAGCACCGTCGAACGCCCTATGCCGCCCCTGAACGCCGACGAGCGCACCACGCTCGAAAGCTGGCTTGACTTTCACCGCGCCACCCTCGCCATGAAGTGCGAAGGCCTGGACGACGAGCAGGCCGCCGACGCGTCCGTGCCACCATCCGGCTGCACGCTGACCGGCCTCGTCCAGCACATGGCGGAGGTGGAGCGGAACTGGTTCCGCCGAGTGTTCGCCGGAGAACAGGCCCCGCCCATCTACGACCCGCAGGCCGACCCCCGTGGCCCCGACGGCGGCTTCGAACTGGCCGAGGGCGCCACCTTGCGCGACGCCCTCGCCACCTGGCGCGCGGAGGTCACCCGCGCCCGCGAGCGCTGCGCCGACCGTGCTCTGGCCGACACCGGTCGCTTCATGGAGCAAGCCGTCAGCCTCCGCTGGATCTACGTCCACATGATCGAGGAGTACGCCCGCCACAACGGCCACGCCGACCTGCTCCGGGAACGCATCGACGGGACCACCGGCGTATAGCGCCGGATCAGGCGGCGTTGGCCCTGTCGACCACGGCTCGTAGGCGTTGGTCGTCGGCGTGGTGGTTTCGCCAGATGATGTAGCGGCGGATCATGCTGCCCTGTTCCTTGTGGCTGGCGTGGTCGGTTCCGTCGAGGGTGACGTAGCGCAGGGCGGTGAACTGGGCCTCGATGCGGGACGACGTGAGGCTCGCTGTCCTCGGGTGTCCTCGCCGTCGGCACTGAAGTGGTGGATCACATCCCGGACCCGGTCCGCGCTGGTGAACGTCACCTCGGCGATCTTCGCCACTGCCATCCCCTGCGCGGACAGCAGCACCATCCGGGCCCGCCGGCAGGTCACCACCGACCCCGGTGCCGCGGCGGATGATCCGCAGCCGCCGCCCCTCATCCTCGTCGATCTCCCGCACCTGCACGCGTTCCGCCATCCGGGCCCCGTGTCCGTCAGCCGTGACTGGTGTCGATGACGCAGAAGCGGTTGCCCTCGGGATCGGCGAGCACGACGACGTCGGCGTCCTCCGGA includes:
- a CDS encoding IS3 family transposase; translation: MPPASCKAGTVERRGREGELTEKIRRIHADPSGIYGSPRVHAVLHHEDVAVDRKRVERLMREAELAGVSPAAKASPGATRRPPRMQAVVQS
- the recQ gene encoding DNA helicase RecQ, which gives rise to MGLGPGRGTGTESASGGVGEAVQVLRRVFGYDAFRGSQQEIIEHVIGGGDAVVLMPTGGGKSLCYQIPALVRSGVGVVISPLIALMQDQVDALRALGVRAGFLNSTQDFEERRLVEAEFLAGELDLLYLAPERLRVEQTLSLLDRGKVALFAIDEAHCVAQWGHDFRPDYLALSMLHERWPDVPRIALTATATEATHDEITSRLRMADARHFVASFDRPNIQYRIAAKSEPKKQLLELLRGEHAGDAGIVYCLSRASVEKTAQFLVQNGIDALPYHAGLDARTRAAHQARFLREDGLVMVATIAFGMGIDKPDVRFVAHLDLPKSVEGYYQETGRAGRDGLPSTAWLAYGLQDVVQQRKMIDGSEGDDAHRRRLSAHLDAMLALCETVQCRRVRLLAYFGQKSESEACGNCDTCLTPPRTWDGTVAAQKLLSTVVRLQRERGQKFGAGQIIDILMGRKTAKVIQFDHDGLSVFGIGDDLREAEWRGVVRQLLAQGLLAVEGDYGTLVLTAASGDVLRGRREVPMRREPEKAAKAAKGARTAKGKQAPVDLSEEALPVFEALRAWRGRTAKEQGVPAYVIFHDATLREIATARPATTAALGTVNGVGENKLAKYGQQILDVLAGREGDAEAGAGAGAEAGVGAGAPAAMVMGAVEDDQRAPEPPDDIEPDDIDW
- a CDS encoding sensor histidine kinase, giving the protein MRRPAPWRWLTRRLTLSLRWKFALTVMAVCCAVAAVLGVLVHNVVARQTVGHVREHVRTDLDTALDLFEYGTSRADINSVLDPPELPEPLSELVRSGERGTMVGTYRGQLVMWAAAPADNRVLAVWTPYSGTRRSLEMLDTAILGSAVLAATAVALAGLFLAQRISRRLGTTAAVARRITAGDLDARVGVGTGRKPGAGPAGQDEVTAVAAALDSMAGSLQSRLQAEQRFTADVAHELRTPLTGILASADLLPEGRPKEMINDRLRALHRLTEDLLEISRLDSGTEHADVDSYELGALVERTVRATGLDTEVHIATDPATGAPADTVVETDRRRLDRIIANLVINAHRHGAPPVVVTVDAPPGGTPTIEVRDHGPGYPDELLHHGPQRFRTDAPGRGRGHGLGLTIAVGQAAVLGIDLTFGNAPDGGARATLHLPAQPPRRPTAAHR
- a CDS encoding DUF4097 family beta strand repeat-containing protein, which codes for MKTKQHSLRTAGGAQQAALCAVAATALLTSACSATPIKRGEQSYEVKEKATSLRVDDHAGAIEVIPGTGDVIKVTEKYEYSDDQPPTEHSVKGGELLLKNPGCGAGADKCVVKYRVEVPAATATHLTLGGGEITVRGLSGATYAKSDGGSVRITDSTARTVTARVGGGDVTVALTAAPDKVEADTGGGNTTVRLPKGSYDVNAETGGGNRKVSVQNDSASPHKIKASSGGGNVSVLPAD
- a CDS encoding transglycosylase family protein → MSARGRHRRYKPNRISRAYLTITAGGAGIALPLIGAGAAHAASVDTWDKVAECESSGDWTINTGNGFYGGLQFTQSTWQEFGGGEHAPRADLASKDQQITTAEKVLKVQGPGAWPVCGPKAGLTRGGGAPDISPDDQKESAPAKAAPKAERKAAPKAERKAERKPAAGSGKHRKPDSYTVASGDTLYKIAHDHDVEGGWETVYDDNREAVGQNPNLIHPGLELSLHGDAAPAPERKAPKHATAAPKPAPAPEKKAQQSSSGYTAPVHSAIGTPYHKPGSAWSSGYHTGVDFPVSSGTAVKAIGAGEVVSAGWGGAYGNQVVIRHHDGKYSQYAHLSNMSVRAGQSVSGGQQIGYSGSTGNAFGPHLHFEIRTGPGYGSDVDPLAYLRAHGVTI
- a CDS encoding DinB family protein encodes the protein MSTVERPMPPLNADERTTLESWLDFHRATLAMKCEGLDDEQAADASVPPSGCTLTGLVQHMAEVERNWFRRVFAGEQAPPIYDPQADPRGPDGGFELAEGATLRDALATWRAEVTRARERCADRALADTGRFMEQAVSLRWIYVHMIEEYARHNGHADLLRERIDGTTGV